In the genome of Streptomyces collinus, one region contains:
- a CDS encoding Asp23/Gls24 family envelope stress response protein has product MTENTGARYGGAPGSRGRTTVADVVVEKIAGMAARDVRGVYALGSGFARSMGSMRERMPGAGSGRSATRGVSVEVGEKQAAIDLEIVVDYGVSITDVAGEVRENVISAVERMAGREVVEVNIMVSDVKLPDEEDEGEERQRIQ; this is encoded by the coding sequence ATGACTGAGAACACCGGCGCAAGGTATGGCGGTGCGCCCGGTTCTCGTGGCCGGACGACGGTCGCCGATGTGGTGGTGGAGAAGATCGCCGGAATGGCAGCACGGGACGTGCGCGGCGTCTATGCCCTGGGCAGCGGATTCGCGCGCTCAATGGGATCCATGCGGGAGCGGATGCCCGGTGCCGGCAGTGGCAGGTCCGCCACGCGTGGGGTCAGTGTCGAGGTCGGCGAGAAGCAGGCGGCCATCGATCTGGAGATCGTCGTCGACTACGGCGTCTCCATCACGGACGTGGCCGGTGAGGTGCGCGAGAACGTGATTTCCGCAGTGGAGCGGATGGCGGGCCGGGAAGTCGTGGAAGTCAACATCATGGTCAGCGATGTGAAGCTCCCCGACGAGGAGGACGAAGGGGAAGAGCGGCAGCGGATCCAGTAG
- a CDS encoding DUF5994 family protein: MDSTEGISHTGFHAGSSPAKDETRAAAEAARRRVRIMSATLYPTLPHPEPVATPAARLALKTDRPSSGLLDGAWWPRSRDLLSELPALTDVLDPLWGRITRIAVNPEHWPVIPRTVPVDGHIVKVGWFTPEIDPHKLLLLSYGTGRWDLLVIPPETGAESAARLMAAASDHDGPPLTASALIAADEARHGVLAADQPLDPDEAWEYEGGASTVSVAVPQQTGPPGRASRLIIGM; the protein is encoded by the coding sequence GTGGACAGTACCGAGGGCATCTCGCACACCGGCTTCCACGCCGGGTCGTCCCCGGCGAAAGATGAAACCCGGGCCGCCGCAGAGGCGGCCCGGAGACGGGTCCGCATCATGTCGGCGACCTTGTACCCAACCCTGCCGCACCCCGAGCCCGTCGCAACCCCGGCCGCGCGTCTCGCACTGAAGACCGACCGCCCCTCCAGCGGACTCCTGGACGGAGCCTGGTGGCCCCGTTCCCGTGATCTGCTGAGCGAACTGCCGGCACTCACCGACGTGTTGGATCCCCTGTGGGGCCGCATCACCCGCATCGCCGTAAACCCGGAACACTGGCCGGTCATCCCCCGCACGGTTCCCGTGGACGGCCACATCGTCAAGGTCGGCTGGTTCACCCCGGAGATCGACCCCCACAAGCTGCTGCTGCTCTCCTACGGCACCGGCCGCTGGGATCTCCTGGTCATCCCGCCCGAGACCGGGGCGGAGTCGGCGGCCCGGCTGATGGCAGCCGCGTCCGACCACGACGGCCCGCCCCTGACCGCGAGCGCGCTCATCGCCGCGGACGAGGCCCGGCACGGCGTCCTGGCGGCCGACCAGCCACTGGACCCGGACGAGGCATGGGAGTACGAGGGCGGCGCCTCCACGGTGTCCGTAGCCGTTCCCCAACAGACCGGCCCGCCCGGCCGGGCCAGCCGACTGATCATCGGTATGTGA
- a CDS encoding DUF5994 family protein, which produces MTTALRPPPPSHPLLRLRLAPHGGTPQPIDRAWWPRSYDLLAELPRLRAGLPRAWGHITSVTINGATRSAGPGRMLVFNRARIAGEHRWRRTVGNGSAVAPGVPSAGDLKDDG; this is translated from the coding sequence ATGACCACCGCGCTGCGACCCCCTCCTCCCTCCCATCCCCTTCTCCGCCTGCGCCTGGCCCCCCACGGCGGTACACCCCAGCCCATCGACAGAGCGTGGTGGCCCCGTTCGTACGACCTGCTCGCCGAACTCCCCAGGCTGCGCGCCGGATTGCCGCGCGCGTGGGGCCACATCACGAGCGTCACCATCAACGGGGCGACACGGTCCGCGGGGCCCGGCCGGATGCTCGTCTTCAACCGGGCGCGGATTGCGGGAGAACACCGGTGGCGGAGGACGGTCGGGAACGGATCCGCAGTGGCGCCGGGCGTTCCCAGCGCCGGAGACCTCAAGGACGACGGCTGA
- a CDS encoding RICIN domain-containing protein: MNNPTNGGRRGRHRRRWTATGLLFGVPAVLVPYLLIAQEDSQAATVDGDAYYRLVSVRSGKVLDVNGFSAADGTRIQQWTDQNTANQQWRLRPTRDGYYELVNRNSGKVLGIAGDSTARAAATEQQTDSSSTSQEWKINEVSGSDAVTFTSRRSGQLLDVSKGSKADGAAVVQYPATGSANQEWKLVKTAEPQAAGAGAARTTAAAGPYVWKNAQVVGGGYVTGLVFNQREKGLLYARTDMGGAYRWDTAAEQWIPLTDWIGEKDWNLLGIDAVATDPVDPKRLYFSAGTYTNEWAGNGAILRSTDRGRTFKRTDLPFKVGGNEDGRGAGERLAINPADNGTLLLGTRKNGLWRSSDHGVTWRQVSSFPVKDGAGSGAGISFVTYGPAGSKTIYVGVNDRSTSLYRSTDGGSTWQAVSGQPTGQLPQHGVLSGDGSLYLTYTNNLGPNGVTAGSVWKYTPGSGAWKNISPSKGDYGFSGLAVDPRKPSTVMVTTLGRWWPEDEIYRTTDGGATWKALADKSVRSASAAPYVGTHTGHWMTALAIDPFNSGHVLYGTGNGILRSKDASASDTGGTSHWSMGARGLEETALLDAIAPPGGATVITSMGDQGGFRHDSLTKVPSGRLSNPMMTNSTDIDFAQSKPSMMVRVGRGGAQDGAYSTDGGRSWNGFKAEPVASAQDGHVALAADGSTIVWTQAGQAPYRSTDNGASWSRVSGLGTGAVIVADRSSARTFYALSGGTLHASTDGGATFTARAGNLPSGKLTAVPGIAGDLWIAGGGKGLLHSTDGGRTFTTLKTVQSASALGFGKAKPGTNYQALYLIGTVKDVTGVFRSTDKGATWLRVNDDAHQWGAIGGVGVITGDPDTFGRVYVGTNGRGLQYGDPS; encoded by the coding sequence ATGAACAACCCCACGAACGGCGGACGCCGCGGGCGTCACCGCCGCCGCTGGACCGCCACTGGTCTGCTGTTCGGCGTGCCCGCCGTTCTCGTGCCGTATCTCCTTATCGCACAGGAGGACTCGCAGGCCGCGACGGTCGATGGCGACGCCTACTACCGGCTGGTCTCCGTGCGCAGCGGCAAGGTGCTGGACGTCAACGGTTTCTCCGCCGCAGACGGCACCCGTATCCAGCAGTGGACCGACCAGAACACCGCCAACCAGCAATGGAGGCTGCGGCCCACCAGGGACGGCTACTACGAGCTGGTCAACCGCAACAGCGGCAAAGTGCTGGGCATAGCGGGCGACTCGACCGCCCGGGCGGCCGCCACGGAGCAGCAGACCGACAGTTCCTCCACCTCCCAGGAGTGGAAGATCAACGAGGTGAGCGGTTCCGACGCCGTCACCTTCACCTCGCGCAGGAGCGGCCAACTGCTGGACGTCTCCAAGGGCTCCAAGGCAGACGGCGCGGCAGTCGTCCAGTATCCCGCCACAGGCAGCGCCAACCAGGAGTGGAAGCTGGTGAAGACGGCCGAGCCCCAGGCGGCCGGGGCGGGCGCGGCGCGGACCACGGCCGCGGCCGGTCCGTATGTGTGGAAGAACGCCCAGGTGGTGGGCGGTGGTTATGTCACCGGACTGGTGTTCAACCAGCGGGAGAAGGGTCTGCTGTACGCACGTACCGACATGGGCGGCGCCTACCGCTGGGACACCGCGGCCGAGCAGTGGATCCCACTGACCGACTGGATCGGCGAGAAGGACTGGAACCTGCTGGGCATCGACGCGGTGGCCACCGACCCCGTCGACCCTAAGCGGCTCTACTTCTCGGCGGGCACCTACACCAACGAGTGGGCCGGCAACGGCGCGATCCTGCGCTCCACTGACCGGGGCCGCACCTTCAAGCGCACTGATCTGCCGTTCAAGGTGGGCGGCAACGAGGACGGCCGCGGCGCGGGCGAGCGGCTGGCGATCAACCCCGCGGACAACGGCACCCTGCTGCTGGGCACCCGCAAGAACGGCCTGTGGCGCAGCAGCGACCACGGCGTGACATGGCGGCAGGTCTCCTCGTTCCCCGTCAAGGACGGGGCGGGCAGCGGGGCGGGCATCTCCTTCGTGACGTACGGCCCGGCCGGCAGCAAGACGATCTACGTCGGCGTCAACGACAGGTCCACCTCCCTGTACCGCTCCACCGACGGCGGCAGCACCTGGCAGGCCGTCTCCGGGCAGCCCACCGGCCAGCTGCCGCAGCACGGCGTGCTCTCCGGTGACGGCTCGCTGTACCTGACGTACACCAACAACCTCGGACCCAACGGCGTGACGGCGGGCTCGGTGTGGAAGTACACGCCGGGCAGCGGGGCATGGAAGAACATCTCCCCGTCCAAGGGCGACTACGGCTTCTCCGGTCTGGCCGTCGACCCGCGCAAGCCCTCCACGGTGATGGTCACCACCCTCGGCCGCTGGTGGCCCGAGGACGAGATCTATCGGACCACCGACGGCGGCGCCACATGGAAGGCACTGGCTGACAAGTCGGTGCGCAGCGCCTCCGCCGCCCCTTACGTCGGCACCCACACCGGGCACTGGATGACCGCCCTGGCCATCGATCCCTTCAACTCCGGGCACGTGCTGTACGGCACCGGCAACGGCATCCTGCGCAGCAAGGACGCAAGCGCCTCCGACACCGGCGGCACCAGCCACTGGAGCATGGGCGCCCGAGGGCTGGAGGAGACCGCGCTGCTGGACGCGATCGCCCCGCCCGGCGGCGCCACCGTCATCACCTCCATGGGCGACCAGGGCGGCTTCCGGCACGACTCCCTGACCAAGGTGCCCTCCGGGCGGCTGAGCAACCCGATGATGACCAACAGCACCGACATCGACTTCGCTCAGTCCAAGCCCTCGATGATGGTCCGCGTCGGCCGTGGCGGCGCGCAGGACGGCGCCTACTCCACCGACGGCGGCCGCAGCTGGAACGGCTTCAAGGCGGAGCCGGTGGCCAGTGCGCAGGACGGGCATGTCGCGCTCGCGGCGGACGGCTCCACCATCGTCTGGACCCAGGCCGGACAGGCCCCGTACCGCTCGACCGACAACGGGGCGAGCTGGTCGAGGGTCAGCGGCCTGGGCACCGGCGCCGTGATCGTCGCCGACCGCTCCTCGGCCAGGACCTTCTACGCGCTGTCCGGCGGCACGCTCCACGCCAGCACCGACGGCGGCGCGACCTTCACCGCCCGCGCCGGCAACCTGCCCTCCGGCAAGCTCACGGCCGTCCCCGGCATCGCCGGGGACCTGTGGATCGCCGGCGGCGGCAAGGGGCTGCTGCACTCCACCGACGGCGGCCGGACCTTCACCACGCTCAAGACGGTGCAGTCCGCCTCCGCCCTCGGCTTCGGCAAGGCCAAGCCGGGCACCAACTACCAGGCGCTGTACCTGATCGGCACCGTCAAGGACGTCACCGGAGTCTTCCGCTCCACCGACAAGGGCGCCACCTGGCTCCGCGTCAACGACGACGCCCACCAGTGGGGCGCCATCGGCGGCGTCGGCGTCATCACCGGCGACCCCGACACCTTCGGCCGCGTCTACGTCGGCACCAACGGACGCGGCCTGCAGTACGGCGACCCGTCCTGA
- a CDS encoding glycoside hydrolase family 27 protein, which yields MVLHRRLLRLLTATALTLTACVTASADTTAEAAPGSPALTPPLGWNSWNSFGCGITEAQVRQAADAMVSTGMKGAGYQYVVVDDCWFDPQRDAAGNLRANPTKFPSGMKALGDYIHSKGLKFGIYQAPNEKTCAQGVGTYPGSTGSKGHEAQDAATFASWGVDYLKYDWCSGSGTLNEQIAQFTIMRDALRATGRPIVYSINPNSFHSPTGDKYDWGEVADLWRTTEDLLDIWQNSNTNSYPMGVGNVLDVTAPLAAQSGPGNWNDPDMLVVGRPGLSLTESRSHFALWSLLSAPLMAGNDIRTMSADVSAILRNPRLLAVNQDPLGAGGRRVRDDGDTEVFAKPLSDGSVAVGLFNRGGNTTTITASAAQVGLTGGSFTLTDLWTGATSSTSGQISASVPAHGVAVFKMTGGSPLASTTARLRGAGSGRCLDVDRASTAAGTASLIWDCHTAANQLWTTWAGGEIRVYGDKCLDAYNQGTTNGTRVIIWPCNGQNNQKWTVGADGSIRNVRAGLCLDSERSGTANGTPVILWTCNGQSNQKWTTLL from the coding sequence ATGGTTTTACACAGACGACTGCTGCGTCTCCTCACGGCCACCGCGCTGACGCTCACCGCCTGCGTCACCGCCTCCGCCGACACGACCGCCGAGGCCGCGCCGGGCAGCCCGGCGCTCACCCCGCCACTGGGCTGGAACAGCTGGAACAGCTTCGGGTGCGGGATCACCGAGGCGCAGGTCCGCCAGGCCGCCGACGCGATGGTGTCCACGGGCATGAAGGGCGCGGGCTACCAGTACGTCGTCGTCGACGACTGCTGGTTCGACCCGCAGCGTGACGCGGCGGGCAACCTCCGGGCCAACCCGACCAAGTTCCCCAGCGGCATGAAGGCGCTCGGCGACTACATCCACAGCAAGGGCCTGAAGTTCGGCATCTACCAGGCGCCCAACGAGAAGACGTGCGCGCAGGGCGTGGGGACCTACCCCGGCTCCACCGGCAGCAAGGGCCACGAGGCCCAGGACGCCGCCACATTCGCCTCATGGGGCGTGGACTATCTCAAGTACGACTGGTGCTCCGGCAGCGGCACCCTCAACGAGCAGATCGCGCAGTTCACCATCATGCGCGACGCCCTGCGCGCAACCGGCCGTCCGATCGTCTACAGCATCAACCCCAACAGCTTCCACTCCCCCACCGGCGACAAGTACGACTGGGGTGAGGTCGCCGACCTGTGGCGGACGACCGAGGACCTGCTCGACATCTGGCAGAACAGCAACACCAACAGCTACCCGATGGGCGTCGGCAACGTCCTGGACGTCACCGCGCCGCTGGCCGCCCAGTCGGGCCCGGGAAACTGGAACGACCCCGACATGCTGGTCGTCGGCCGTCCCGGTCTGTCGCTGACCGAGTCCCGCTCCCACTTCGCCCTGTGGTCGCTGCTCTCGGCCCCGCTCATGGCCGGCAACGACATCCGCACCATGTCCGCCGACGTGAGCGCGATCTTGCGCAACCCCCGTCTGCTGGCGGTCAACCAGGATCCGCTGGGCGCGGGCGGGCGCAGGGTGCGCGACGACGGCGACACCGAGGTGTTCGCCAAGCCCCTGTCCGACGGATCGGTCGCCGTCGGCCTGTTCAACCGGGGAGGGAACACCACGACCATCACCGCCTCGGCCGCGCAGGTCGGCCTCACCGGAGGGTCGTTCACCCTCACCGACCTGTGGACCGGTGCCACGTCGAGCACGTCCGGGCAGATCTCGGCGAGCGTCCCGGCGCACGGTGTCGCCGTATTCAAGATGACCGGCGGCAGCCCGTTGGCCTCCACCACCGCACGCCTGCGTGGTGCCGGATCCGGCCGCTGTCTGGACGTGGACCGCGCCTCCACCGCAGCCGGGACGGCGTCGCTGATCTGGGACTGCCACACCGCAGCCAACCAGCTCTGGACCACGTGGGCCGGAGGCGAGATCCGCGTCTACGGTGACAAGTGCCTGGACGCCTACAACCAGGGCACCACCAACGGCACAAGGGTGATCATCTGGCCCTGCAACGGCCAGAACAACCAGAAGTGGACCGTGGGCGCCGACGGGTCGATCCGCAACGTCCGCGCCGGGCTCTGCCTGGACTCCGAACGATCAGGAACCGCCAACGGGACCCCGGTCATCCTGTGGACCTGCAACGGCCAGAGCAACCAGAAGTGGACCACGCTCCTGTAA